The Manis javanica isolate MJ-LG chromosome 4, MJ_LKY, whole genome shotgun sequence genome contains a region encoding:
- the LOC108388510 gene encoding olfactory receptor 2A12-like produces the protein MQLPPGQNQSWVSEFVLLGFSSDPLSNRMLFLAFLILYLSSVLGNGLIVTLIWLDMHLHTPMYFFLCVLSLLDMGYVTTTMPQMLVHLLAHSQTISFAACWLQMCMFSALGLSESIVFVLMAYDRYVAICYPLRYTVILSWDLCTQLAAGTCACGFLFSLIHTFLTMKLPYCGPNMINHYFCEGPSVRSLACMDTHLIEMVDFIISVFIVVTPLSLILASYMRIAQSILKIKSTRSRCKAFSTCASHLTVVTFFYAPATYIYMRPNSSYSPERDKQISLFYNVLTALLNPVVYSLRNKDIKRAFLKVTGQDRGLS, from the coding sequence ATGCAGCTGCCTCCAGGGCAAAACCAAAGCTGGGTTTCTGAGTTTGTCCTGCTGGGCTTCTCCAGTGACCCCCTGTCCAACAGGATGCTCTTCCTGGCCTTCCTTATCCTCTACCTGAGCTCCGTCCTGGGCAATGGGCTCATAGTCACCCTGATCTGGCTGGACATGCATCTCCACactcccatgtacttcttcctctgtgTCCTCTCCCTGCTGGATATGGGCTACGTCACCACCACCATGCCCCAGATGTTGGTGCATCTTCTCGCTCACTCTCAGACCATCTCCTTTGCTGCCTGTTGGCTGCAGATGTGCATGTTTAGTGCTCTGGGCCTTTCTGAGAGCATTGTTTTTGTACTCATGGCTTATGACCGATATGTGGCCATCTGCTACCCACTGCGCTACACTGTAATCCTCAGCTGGGATCTGTGCacacagctggcagctgggaccTGTGCCTGTGGTTTCCTCTTCTCTCTAATCCATACTTTCCTCACCATGAAGCTACCATACTGTGGGCCCAATATGATCAACCACTATTTCTGCGAGGGCCCCTCAGTGCGAAGCTTGGCCTGCATGGATACCCACCTCATTGAGATGGTGGACTTCATCATCAGTGTGTTCATTGTTGTTACCCCGCTCTCCCTCATTCTGGCCTCCTACATGCGGATTGCCCAGTCCATTCTCAAGATCAAGTCCACACGCAGTCGCTGCAAGGCTTTCTCTACCTGTGCTTCCCACCTGACCGTGGTCACATTTTTCTATGCTCCAGCCACCTACATCTACATGAGGCCCAACTCCAGCTATTCTCCTGAACGAGACAAGCAGATCTCACTCTTTTACAATGTCCTCACTGCCCTGCTCAACCCTGTGGtgtacagtctgaggaacaaggatATCAAGAGGGCTTTTCTCAAAGTGACAGGGCAAGATAGGGGGCTCTCGTGA